GCGAAAATGATGCAGCGTCCACCCGCGGCCAAAAGGTCCCCACGGTTCCTGGCGAACATGCTGCACGCCCCAGGCCTGAAGCTGACGGGCCGCCCAGGCCATTGCGCTGTCAAGCTGGGGGGAGCCGGTCAGTCGAGGGCCATACACATCGGTAAGCCAGAAAAGCGTCTCCATCACCTGGCTGCGCTGCAGGCCTTCTTCCCGAATCAAGCGGATCGCCAGCGTGTCAACTGGCTCTTGAGCATGGAGTAGCGGGCTCCACAACAGGAGAGCCAGCAAGAACGTCAGCTTACGTTTCCGGGCGGTGACGATAGCGGACCACATAGGCTTTCTCCATCGTGATTAATCCTTCCTGTACAGCTTCGTCCAGGAAAGGTAAGAGTTTTTGAATATTTTCCTCCGTATCGACAATCTCCACTACCACGGGAAGATCCTCGGAAAGCCGAAGCAGCTTGGCGGTGTGCACGCGGCTGGAGGCACCAAAACCCATAATGCCCCGCAAGACGGTAGCACCGGCCAGGTTCAGCTCGCGAGCTTTCAGCACAATCTGTTCGTACAGCGGCCTTCCCTGGTAGCGGTCGGTTTCGCCTATAAAGATACGCAACAAGACGCCTTCGGCAGGAAGCTTGGTCATAGGAGACCTCCCAGGTGTAGTAGCAGCCGGGCGGTTAGAAATCCTAACGCGACGCAGAGCAGCCCGGCCAGGCTGCTTCCGAGCAAGTTCATCAGGCCCAGCAGGAGCTCACCGTCACGCAGCAGTTGGAAGCTTTCCAGGCCGTACGTGGAAAACGTGGTGAATGCACCGAAAAACCCTATAAAGATCAATGGAGAAATCGCGGGAGGGAGTGCAACGCTTTCAGAAAGCGCCCATAGCAGGCCCAGTCCGTAGCATCCTGTCAGATTGACAACCAGGGTGCCCCAGGGAAAGGTAGGACCCAGCCAGGTATAAACAAAACCTGAAAGCGCGTAGCGCGCGAGTGCGCCCAGGGCGCCTCCCAGGGTGATCCACAGAAGTTTCATACGGATTGCTTGCTGATACGACCATGCTTCCCGGCTTCCCACTGTCGAAAGCGATCGAGGTCTGAGCGGATGGCACGGGCAACCGCTGCAATGACCGCCGCGTCGTCAACCAGTCCCAGTCCCACCAGCATGTCGGGCAGCAGATCGGCGGGATTGACAAAGTAGGCGAGGGCTGCCACGCCGTAGAGGAGGGAATGCCAGGGAACGAGGCGGTACTCACGACGCGCCCAGGCCTGCACCATGCGCACGAGCGTGTATAGCTCGCGGCGCACCGAAGCCAGCGCGGTTTCGTCTCGGAACAACTGACGGTAAGCATGCAGGGTCAGCCTCATGAGCCGACTTCTGCGCACGAGCGAGCGTCGGGCTGCGCGCAGCGCCAGCGCAAAGGCGCGCGAGCGAAGTGGTGCCGGGCGTCGAAGCTGAAGAGATACCGCCATCACGTCCAGAGCGTGCCGGAGCATGGCAAAAAATAAAACGATCTCGTAGTTTCTGCTGATACCGAAACGCACCGAAGATATAGCAAAACGATGAGAAAACCCAACGTCTTTCGGGATACCATGCGCAGGGGCCTCCTGCTGGGCCTTGTATGGCTGGTTCTGACGGCGCAGGCGCAGGAGCGCCCACCGGTTCCGCCAACACCCGCTGAGGTTCGTTTGCGGTCGTTTCAGGAGCGGATGGCCCGTCTGGAGCGCTCGCTCGTGCGCAACGTGCCATTCCGGAGCATTGGCCCCACGATCATGAGCGGCCGGGTGGTGGACATAGACGTTAACCCGGACAACCCGACCGAATTCTATGTGGCCTATGCCTCGGGAGGGCTCTGGAAGACGGAAAACAATGGAATTTCCTTTCGGCCGCTCTTCGAGCGCGAGGCAACCATGACGATGGGGGACATTGCGGTGGACTGGCAGCGCGGGATTATCTGGGTGGGGACCGGCGAAAGCAACTCCAGCCGTTCTTCGTACGCTGGCACCGGCGTGTATCGCTCGACAGACGGTGGGCGCACCTGGGAACATCTGGGACTGGCCGAAACGCACCACATTGGTCGTATCGTACTGCATCCCGATGATCCCAACACGGTCTGGGTAGCTGCCGTGGGGCACCTGTACTCCCCTAACCCGGAACGAGGGGTCTACAAAACAACCGATGGGGGACGCACCTGGCGCCGCGTGCTCTACGTGGATGAAAATACAGGGGCTATCGACCTGGTGATCGACCCGACTAATCCGGACGTGCTCTATGCAGCGATGTGGCACCGAGAGCGGCGCGCCTGGAACTTTGTCGAGGCCGGTCCCGGCTCCGGCATCTACAAATCGACGGACGGTGGCGAGACCTGGCAACGCCTCAACGTAGAAGGCAGCGGATTCCCAACTGGCGAAGGTGTTGGGCGCATCGGACTGGCCCTTTATCCGGAGAATCCGCAGATCCTCTATGCGTTGCTCGATAATCAGTACCATCGCCCCGAAGAAAAAAAGGAAAAGCGCGCGCTGACCAAAGAGGACTTCCTGGAAATGCGCCGGGAAGATTTTCTGGCGCTGTCAGACGACTCGCTGGAAGCGTTTCTTCGGGAGCATAACTTCCCGCGCATCTATACAGCCCAGAAGGTTAAAGCTATGGTGCGGCGCGGAGAGATTGAGCCGCGCGCGCTTTACGATTACCTGACCGACGCGAACCGAGAGCTGTTCGAAACACCAGTCATTGGTGCCGAAGTTTATCGCTCAGACGACGGAGGACGTACCTGGCGCCGCACGCACGAGGCGTACCTGGACAACGTGTACTTCTCCTACGGCTACTACTTTGGCCAAATTCGGGTCGACCCCAGTGATCCAGATCATGTCTATATCTTGGGCGTGCCCATTCTGGTCTCTGAAGACGGCGGACGCACCTGGCGCTCCATCAACGAGGAGAACGTGCACGTGGATCACCATGCCCTCTGGATCAATCCCATGCGACCCGGACATCTGGTCAATGGCAACGACGGCGGCGTGAACCTGACCTATGATAATGGAAAGACGTGGTTTAAGGCCAACACGCCACCGGTAGGGCAGTTCTACTCGGTAGCGGTTGACAGCGCTTTTCCTTATAACGTTTATGGGGGGTTGCAGGACAACGGCGTCTGGGTAGGGCCCAGCACCTACACGTTCAGTTATGAATGGTATGCCGAGGGACGTTATCCGTACGAGCGCTTGCTGGGCGGCGACGGCATGCAGGTGCAGGTTGATCCGCGCACGAATGATATCGTCTACACGGGCTTCCAGTTCGGTAATTACTTCCGAATTGAGCGCAAAACAGGACGGCGCATTTCGATCAAGCCCCGTCACAAACTGGGCGAAACGCCGCTGCGGTTCAACTGGGAAACACCTATCTTTCTCTCGCGCCACCACCCCGACATTCTATATCTGGGCTCAAACAAGCTGCATCGATCCCTGAACCGAGGGGACGACTGGGAAACCATCTCAGGCGATCTGACGCGCGGCGGTCGCAAAGGGGACGTCCCCTACGGCACGCTCACCACCATTGCAGAGTCGGAGCTCCGGTTTGGGCTCATCTATGTGGGTAGTGATGACGGCCTAGTACACGTAACCCGGGATGGCGGCGTTACCTGGACCCGCATCTCGGACGATCTCCCTCAGCATCTCTGGGTGAGCCACGTGGAGCCCTCGCAGCATGTGGAAAGCCGGGTCTATGTGGCGCTCAACGGGTATCGATGGGACGATTTCACCCCGTATCTCTATCGCTCAGAAGATTACGGCCAGACCTGGACGCGCATTGGAACGGACCTGCCCTACGAGCCGATTAACGTCGTGCGCGAAGACCCTTACAATCCAGACATCCTCTACGTAGGCACCGATGGGGGGCTCTACGTCTCACTCGACCGGGGACGTTCGTTCATGCCCTTTTACGAAGGATTGCCCCATGCGCCGGTGCATGATCTGGTCATTCATAAACGGGCTCGTGATCTGGTAGTGGCCACGCATGGTCGCTCGCTTTATGTTGCGGATCTGGAGGAGATACAGCAACTTACGCCGGAGCTTTTGCGCCAGCCGCTCCACGTGTTTGCCATCGATACGCTGCGGCACAATCCAACCTGGGGGCGTCGGCGGGCGGTCTGGATGGAACCAGATACGCCTGTGGTTCGGATCCCGTACTATAGTCGAGAAGCGGGTCTGGTAACCATTCGGATCCTGACAGAGGATACCCTGCTTCTGGCTACTCGGGTAGACACGGCTGAGGTCGGTCTTAACTATCCCGTCTATGACCTGACCATTGACACGGCACAGGTGGCAGCCTTCAATGCCCGACGCGATGCGAAAGCGCAGGTAAAGGCAGCCGACAATGGGCGCTACTACCTCCCACCGGGCACCTACACGGTAGAGCTGGTACGGAGTGGGGCTGTTGCGCGCGGAACGCTGGTAGTTCGGGCTGGGGATCGCTCCCGGTTTTCGTCTCGTTTTGAACCTTACCGGGAATAAAGGCAGTTGCGGCTGGCTCGGAAGGGCGCTCCAGTGTTCTGGAGCGCCCTTTTTTGCTGGAGATACCGTTGCGTGGTGAGCCGCGGGGGGTGTTCGGTTATCTGGGACACCTTTTGCGCGAAAAGAAAAGCGCTCCGCCTTGCATCCTGTTTATAAGGAGCACATCTTCTCTGTCAAGCGGGCGTTTCATCCTGAATGATCAAACCTCCGGGTAGGAACGGAAAACGTTCGGACCTTATCTCCGGAGAAAAGGCGCGCAGCGTTTAGGCTGCTGGCGTGATTTGCCGGCGCGAGGCTACCGCTTCGGGCGAAGTCGTAGCCGGGCCTTTTCGATAACCGGCAAATCCTCCTGCCACCGCAACAGATAAAACGTGTCCCTGTCCGGTTCTTTCCACAGGATGTCGTACGGAGGCGACTGAAGCTCGGCATAACCCAGATACTGGCCCCGCCCATCCCAGATCTCCAGAAAACCAATCGGCGGATCATGCTGCTGGTCTATACTGAAATGCCCCCACCCGCCATTGGCCAGCGCAAAGACGCCCAGGCTGCGACGATGAATGCGCAGGGCAAGGCGCCCATACGGACCGCTGAAAAAGGACACGTTGTTTTTTTCCGAAGGCGGCAGGTCCCAGGGAGCTGTGCCGTCTGGCAGTTTGGTGTAGGCCGATTTGCCGGGGTGGAGGCCGGTAAGCTGCGTTGCCTGCCACTGGTCACGGTGGCGTTCCAGGCGGAAGAGTACGCCTTCATAGAGCCAGGGCGCGGCCATGAGGACGCCCTCACGATAGGCCACCCGAATGGCGCTCCGAAATGTTTGCATGGCGTAGAGGGGATCCTCGGGCGACCAGAAAAGCGAAGCGCGGGCCAGGCAGGAAGCCTGGCTAAGCCGAAACGCGCTATTGGTGAGAAAAAGAATGCAATCGTCTTTTCGGGTTCGATGACGCCCCACAAGCAGGAGGGAATCCGCCGAAAGCGGCAGCACCTGCCGTATCATCAGGGGCGGACGAGGCCGAGTGTGGAACGTTGTGCGGGCCGCATCTGCATAGATTGTGATGCGGCCGTTGATGGGATCGTTTACGTACAGCCGATTGTTTGCATCGACAAAAAACAGGCTGATCGATTCGAATTCCCCAGGTCCCTGTCCTTTGCGCCCGATGTATTTGACGAAGCGTCCGTTTGCATCAAAGACCCGCAGACGCGTGTCGCCATAGTCGTGGATGTACACATACCCCTGCCGGTCCGTAATCAGATGCTCTGGGAAGCGAAAGAAGTGGGGCTTCGTTTCTTGGGTTCCTACTGTCCATTCCGTGGAGAACGAGGCGGTCCAGGTCTGCGCCAGACAATAGGATGGTGGCAAAGCAACAAAGAGTATTGCCATAGAAATGGCTTTGGGCAACATGGTAAACTTATTCAGGTTGTGAATAGGGGGCAATCGCCCCATGTGTCTAGATCAACATAGCAGTACGGTCTTCCATCAAAGACAAACTGATAGCTTGAAACTCCACCGGCATCGAACAGCTCCGCAGCAATTAGGTGTGTAGGAGATTATGGTTGTCCATCAAAAGGTAATCGATAACGAACCACCTCTTGGAGGCCATCGGGGTCATTCCTGATGCCCCAGGCCTGTCCCTGCTGCACCACTTCCAGATTAACGGAGCCTTCCAGAACAATCTGGCGTTGGTCTTTTTTGGAAACGACCAAATACACGGCCTGGTCTGTGACTTCTGGTCCCTGTTGCAGCCGGAGCCACACGCGTCGCTGGTCGTCCAGCAGCAGATCGTCGGTATAGGGCCAGTAATTGCGCTGGGGGCGAGGATAGCAAGAGATTTGTACCTCGGGGGAGCCAGCCGCCGCATCCGGTCCACGGCCTGCTGCCACTGCGCCTGCGTAAACGGGAGGCGTTGCGTGATCCAAAAGAGAAGGTGGATCCAACGCTGGCGTATTCCTCGGTTTCCCAGGCACATAGAATAGAAGGTCTGAAAAACTGACGCTGGGGACAAAAAATGGCTCAGTAAGCCCAGCACGACTATGGGCAGGATTGCGGGCCAAGAGATTCCCTGCTTCGTAGCACCTCTCCTCTGAGCTTGGCAGTTCGCACCCGATGGGCCTCGGGCCGGCCACCGAAGGGGCGGGCCAGACGACCGGCCGCGCACCCGGAAGTAACACACATTGTCAAGCACCTGAGCGATTTATGTCAAATATGGAGTGGCGGAGGGAACAATCGCTGTCTGAAAAAAGGGTTCATTGTGACGGGAGACGATAGCGTACCACGGAGGTCAAACCATCCGAATCAACCTGAATGCCCCATGCGTAACCGTGATGGATCGTTTTTAATTCGACGGCTCCCTCAAAGACAACAAATCCAAGTTTTTCAGTCCAGTAAATCGTTCGATGAGGCGTCTGCTTCCCGGATTCAATCCGCACCCAGATACGTCCCTGAGCATCCATGAGTAACGCATTCACATATGGCCAGTGTGTGCGTTTCGGTTGCTTTTGGAGCTTAAGTGGATATCCCGGAGGAATTACGTCCGGATGAATCAGTGGCCAAAGCAATGACGCGACCGAAATGTTCAGGCGGAAGAATAAGGTCCGGGGACAGGTACAGCGTGTCCTGTCCCCGGACCGCACCTCCCAATCCTAACCACAGGCAGAGTGTCAGAATCCCTCTCTTCCAGGGCCTCCTCGCTGTTGCGAATCTCGCTACCATAGGCTTTGCGGTTCAGGAAGCACGGTCTGCCTGGCGCTGCTGCCGGCGGGTATGCACCAGATAGAAAAAGGCCAGCGTAAAGAAGGCCAGGACAAAGCCCAGATGTTCAGTTGCCTGGGCCAGGAAGGCTGCCAGCACCATCAGGCCGATGACGGCCCAGTAGAGGCTGTAGGCCACCCAGTCCGGCAACTGTTGATAGACCCGGCGAAAGGGGAGAAAGAGTAAAAAGATGCTCAGGATCAGCAGGATCGGTAACCAATCTTGAGGCTTCATGGGACCGTCTCCTTTTGTTAAAGGTTCAGCTTTGATCTGAAAATGCTTGGAATGTGCGATACCTCTTCAGATATCGTACGCCTGCTCCCAGAGCAATAGTGGCAAGAAATAGAGAAAAATATTTATTCTGTTCCTCCATGAAGGCAACAGCCAGAAAGAACAGCGCCAGTCCGCCCATGATGAGCAAAGCAAGGAGCGGCGGCATCCTTTTCCATGTAAATGTCAATGGGTAGAGCAAAAGAATCAGCAGCAAAGGCAAGATTGTTGTAATCATGGTTACAAGCTACCGTTGTCAATATTGACAGACAGAACCATCCCTTCCTTCACAGAAGGAGCATAATGTCAGATACGCACAAGGCCAATATATAACTGGACCTGCCGTGGTACAAACCAGTAACGCTACTGGATGTTCGACCCAGCCACAGCAGTGAGTTCAGGATTCTGTTGCCCGCAAAGTGATGGGCTGCCTACGCCTCCGGCCTTTAAGCCACAGGCAGGGAAAGAGCGGATTCCCTGCTACCACGCGCAGCGGATCGTCGGGAAAAACACTGAGACCACGCCATGCAGCTTGCCGCCTGGTTCGGTGGGATCGACAGATGAGGGCGTTGATGCTGCTGCTATTGCAGGAGGGCAGCGTTGGAGGGTCGGGAGGTGGCCGTCTCAGCGTAGGCAAGCGGCTCGAACAGAAGGCGGGGCATGAGTTGGTCCCGCACGTGAAAAAACGCATCGCGCAGGGAGTCGGGTACCGGTTTGCCGGGCGGTAGCTTTTCGCGCAGGGGATCTACCTGGCGACCGTTTTTCCAGAAGCGGTAGCACACGTGCGGGCCGGTGGCCAGGCCGGTGCTGCCCACGTAGCCGATCACCTGTCCCTGGCGCACGCGCACGCCCCGCCGAATGCCTTTCGCAATGCGCGAGAAGTGCAGGTAGCCGGTTGTGTAGGTTGCATTGTGCCGGATCTTGACGTAGTAACCGTTGGCGCGCGTGTAGCCGGCGGCCACCACGACGCCGTCGCCGGTAGCATAGACCGGCGTGCCGGGCGGGGCAGCATAGTCGGTACCCAGATGGGGTTTGTAGCGCTTCTGGATCGGATGAAACCGGCGCAGACTGTAGCGTGAGGTGATTCGGCTATAGCGCAACGGAGCTTTCAGGAAGGCCTTGCGCAGGTTGTAGCCGTTTTCGTCGTAGTAATCCACACCGCCAGCGTGTTCAAACCGAAACGCATAGAAATCTTCACCCCGGTGCTGAAAGCGGGCGGCCAGGACGCGGGTGATGCCTACCGGCTCACCGTCGATGCGCGTCTCCTCGTAGAGCGCCACGAAGCGGTCGCCCTGCTGAATGCGGTAAAAGTCGATCTGCCAGGCAAAAATTTCAGCAAGCCGGAGGGCCAGTTCCGGATCGGCATGGGCTTCCTGCAGGGTTTCGTACAGGGAGCGCGTGATCGTTCCGGCTACGCGTCGAACGACGTGCTCGGCAGCGCGTCGGCCCACATAGACCTGCAGGGGCTTCCGCAGATCAAAAACAACAAAGCGTATGGGATCGGGCTGGTAGACGAATACCCGGGCGCCGCTGGTGTCGCGATACACATGCAGGGGGCGTCCGGCCTGTAGCCGTCGCACGTTGAACACGTCGCGGGCGGCCCGGGCTAGCGCCAGCACGCGAGCGTAGGGTACGTCGTAGCGCGTCAGGATGTCGGCGAACGTCTCGCCGCGTCGGATGCGATGGGTCTCGCGCTTGAACCGCCCTTCCTCGATGCCAAAGGCATCATAATAGATAACAGGAACCGAAGATGTGGAGGAAGGCGCTTCTGCAGGCATAGAAGATGAGCGCGGAAGGGTATGGCGGGCATACCAGAAAGCCGGCAGCGCCAGCGCGAAGAGCAGTGCACCTTTGAGCAGCCACGAACGAAGCAATGCCCGCATGATGGTCTATCTGGCCTTTGCCAATCAGGAACGCAATATACAAACCGGTCTGCAGCGGAGGCAGCCCTGAAGTTTTTTTCATCGGAGGCGTTCTGCCAGCCCGCAAAAATATGTCCAGAGCGTAAGCGCAGCGAGCCGGATGGTCTGCCGGTCGCGATCCAGGCGAGGGTTGCACTCGACCAGATCCATGGATTGGACGGCCGGGCAGCGGCCGGCTTCGTAGGCCGCCTGCAACCAGCGCTCCGGAGACAGGCCATCGGTGGCCGGTGCGCTGACGCCTGGCGCGAAAGCCTGGTCAACCAGGTCGAGGTCGAAGCTGACCATGAGGGGGGTGCGCTCCGGGGAGTAAAGGTCAGCAATGCGGTCCTCTGTCAGAGCGTCGCGCCAGAAGTAGTGGGCCTGATGCTGATGCAGAAAGCGCAGATGGTCCGGGGCGGTGCTGTGCGGCAGCAACCCGGCAACGGTGTAGCTCTGGCAGCAGCCGGAGGGATGGGTAAGCGCCTGGCGAAACGGGGAACCCGAGTGGGCTTTGCCGTCGCGCAGCGGACGCACATCAGCGTGGGCATCCCAGTTCAGGATGTGGACAGGCTGCGCCGCGTGCACGTAGGCCAGAAAATGCGCGTACGCCGTCTCGTGGCCTCCGCCCAGGATGATCACCAGCTTACCGGCACGGAGCAGCGGTGCGATCAGGCGACCGAAATGCTCCTGCGAGGCCTCCAGGGTGCGCTTCATGCGAAAGTCGCCCAGATCGAACGTACGCTCCAGCAGCGCAATGAATGCCTGGCCAGCCCGGGGATCCGGAGTCAGACGGTAGAAGGCTTCGCGGATGGCCTGAGGGGCCTGGCGGGCACCGGGGCGCCCTCCATTGCGGCGCACGCCGGTGTCGGAGGGAAACCCCACCAGGACGACGGTAGCTTCTTCGGCCGAACGAACCGCCCGGCCCAGCAGTTGTCCCACGCGCAGGTCGGTGGGATCCCAGACGTCCGAGGGGACAGGTGGGGAGGTAAAGGCGTCAGCCGGTAACAGCATAGTTTTCAAAGCGCTGTCCGCCAATAAAGGTGGCCTGCACCGCGTTTGGGCGAAAATGATAGAGCCAGTGGTCCACGCTTGCTGCGTCGATCAGGATAAAGTCGGCTTTTTTGCCGGGTTCAAGCGTGCCGAGCTCGTGGTCGCGCCCGATGGCGCGGGCGGCGTAGCAGGTGGCGCCTTTCAGGGCTTCGGCTGGCGTTAGCCCGCAGAGGATGCAGGCCAACGTCATGGCCAGGGGCAGATGATAGGTGGGCGCGCTGCCCGGATTAAAGTCGGTGGCAACGGCTACCGGGACGCCAGCCTCGATAAAGCGGCGGGCATTCATCGGGCGCTGCCGCAGGTACAGCGTGGCCAGGGGAAGGGCAACGGCCACCACGCCCGCCCGGGCCATAGCCCGAATCCCTTCTTCGGCCGCATATTCCAGATGGTCGGCCGAAATGGCTCCGACTTCGGCGGCCAGCTGCGCCCCACCGCCGTCGTGCAGCTGGTCAACGTGCAGCTTGGGGCGCAGCCCGAATGCTTTGCCCCGTTCCAGAATCTGCCGGGCTTCGTCCACCGTGAAGGCCGTTTCTTCCACAAACACGTCGCAGAAGTCGGCCAGGTGCTGGCTGCCTACGTAAGGGATCAACTCATCCATCAGGAGCTGCAGGTAGGCCTCGCGGCGCTCTGCGTACTCTGGAGGGACAATATGGGCGGCCA
The genomic region above belongs to Rhodothermus profundi and contains:
- the crcB gene encoding fluoride efflux transporter CrcB → MKLLWITLGGALGALARYALSGFVYTWLGPTFPWGTLVVNLTGCYGLGLLWALSESVALPPAISPLIFIGFFGAFTTFSTYGLESFQLLRDGELLLGLMNLLGSSLAGLLCVALGFLTARLLLHLGGLL
- a CDS encoding carboxypeptidase-like regulatory domain-containing protein, whose amino-acid sequence is MRRGLLLGLVWLVLTAQAQERPPVPPTPAEVRLRSFQERMARLERSLVRNVPFRSIGPTIMSGRVVDIDVNPDNPTEFYVAYASGGLWKTENNGISFRPLFEREATMTMGDIAVDWQRGIIWVGTGESNSSRSSYAGTGVYRSTDGGRTWEHLGLAETHHIGRIVLHPDDPNTVWVAAVGHLYSPNPERGVYKTTDGGRTWRRVLYVDENTGAIDLVIDPTNPDVLYAAMWHRERRAWNFVEAGPGSGIYKSTDGGETWQRLNVEGSGFPTGEGVGRIGLALYPENPQILYALLDNQYHRPEEKKEKRALTKEDFLEMRREDFLALSDDSLEAFLREHNFPRIYTAQKVKAMVRRGEIEPRALYDYLTDANRELFETPVIGAEVYRSDDGGRTWRRTHEAYLDNVYFSYGYYFGQIRVDPSDPDHVYILGVPILVSEDGGRTWRSINEENVHVDHHALWINPMRPGHLVNGNDGGVNLTYDNGKTWFKANTPPVGQFYSVAVDSAFPYNVYGGLQDNGVWVGPSTYTFSYEWYAEGRYPYERLLGGDGMQVQVDPRTNDIVYTGFQFGNYFRIERKTGRRISIKPRHKLGETPLRFNWETPIFLSRHHPDILYLGSNKLHRSLNRGDDWETISGDLTRGGRKGDVPYGTLTTIAESELRFGLIYVGSDDGLVHVTRDGGVTWTRISDDLPQHLWVSHVEPSQHVESRVYVALNGYRWDDFTPYLYRSEDYGQTWTRIGTDLPYEPINVVREDPYNPDILYVGTDGGLYVSLDRGRSFMPFYEGLPHAPVHDLVIHKRARDLVVATHGRSLYVADLEEIQQLTPELLRQPLHVFAIDTLRHNPTWGRRRAVWMEPDTPVVRIPYYSREAGLVTIRILTEDTLLLATRVDTAEVGLNYPVYDLTIDTAQVAAFNARRDAKAQVKAADNGRYYLPPGTYTVELVRSGAVARGTLVVRAGDRSRFSSRFEPYRE
- a CDS encoding 6-bladed beta-propeller; protein product: MAILFVALPPSYCLAQTWTASFSTEWTVGTQETKPHFFRFPEHLITDRQGYVYIHDYGDTRLRVFDANGRFVKYIGRKGQGPGEFESISLFFVDANNRLYVNDPINGRITIYADAARTTFHTRPRPPLMIRQVLPLSADSLLLVGRHRTRKDDCILFLTNSAFRLSQASCLARASLFWSPEDPLYAMQTFRSAIRVAYREGVLMAAPWLYEGVLFRLERHRDQWQATQLTGLHPGKSAYTKLPDGTAPWDLPPSEKNNVSFFSGPYGRLALRIHRRSLGVFALANGGWGHFSIDQQHDPPIGFLEIWDGRGQYLGYAELQSPPYDILWKEPDRDTFYLLRWQEDLPVIEKARLRLRPKR
- a CDS encoding YkvA family protein → MLRHALDVMAVSLQLRRPAPLRSRAFALALRAARRSLVRRSRLMRLTLHAYRQLFRDETALASVRRELYTLVRMVQAWARREYRLVPWHSLLYGVAALAYFVNPADLLPDMLVGLGLVDDAAVIAAVARAIRSDLDRFRQWEAGKHGRISKQSV
- the hutI gene encoding imidazolonepropionase, translated to MPVLTNIRQLLTCRAEGGQAALHAIERAALVWEGDTIVWVGPEAALPARFRAAERFDAGGCLVAPGLIDCHTHLAFGGWRADEFRMRCQGVSYLEIARQGGGIRRTVQQTRAASEDDLYRRCLRFLQEMALLGITTVEAKTGYGLSLEEELKLLRVYQRLQTHQPVRLIATLLAAHIVPPEYAERREAYLQLLMDELIPYVGSQHLADFCDVFVEETAFTVDEARQILERGKAFGLRPKLHVDQLHDGGGAQLAAEVGAISADHLEYAAEEGIRAMARAGVVAVALPLATLYLRQRPMNARRFIEAGVPVAVATDFNPGSAPTYHLPLAMTLACILCGLTPAEALKGATCYAARAIGRDHELGTLEPGKKADFILIDAASVDHWLYHFRPNAVQATFIGGQRFENYAVTG
- a CDS encoding DUF190 domain-containing protein, producing the protein MTKLPAEGVLLRIFIGETDRYQGRPLYEQIVLKARELNLAGATVLRGIMGFGASSRVHTAKLLRLSEDLPVVVEIVDTEENIQKLLPFLDEAVQEGLITMEKAYVVRYRHRPET
- a CDS encoding formimidoylglutamase: MLLPADAFTSPPVPSDVWDPTDLRVGQLLGRAVRSAEEATVVLVGFPSDTGVRRNGGRPGARQAPQAIREAFYRLTPDPRAGQAFIALLERTFDLGDFRMKRTLEASQEHFGRLIAPLLRAGKLVIILGGGHETAYAHFLAYVHAAQPVHILNWDAHADVRPLRDGKAHSGSPFRQALTHPSGCCQSYTVAGLLPHSTAPDHLRFLHQHQAHYFWRDALTEDRIADLYSPERTPLMVSFDLDLVDQAFAPGVSAPATDGLSPERWLQAAYEAGRCPAVQSMDLVECNPRLDRDRQTIRLAALTLWTYFCGLAERLR
- a CDS encoding peptidoglycan DD-metalloendopeptidase family protein; translation: MRALLRSWLLKGALLFALALPAFWYARHTLPRSSSMPAEAPSSTSSVPVIYYDAFGIEEGRFKRETHRIRRGETFADILTRYDVPYARVLALARAARDVFNVRRLQAGRPLHVYRDTSGARVFVYQPDPIRFVVFDLRKPLQVYVGRRAAEHVVRRVAGTITRSLYETLQEAHADPELALRLAEIFAWQIDFYRIQQGDRFVALYEETRIDGEPVGITRVLAARFQHRGEDFYAFRFEHAGGVDYYDENGYNLRKAFLKAPLRYSRITSRYSLRRFHPIQKRYKPHLGTDYAAPPGTPVYATGDGVVVAAGYTRANGYYVKIRHNATYTTGYLHFSRIAKGIRRGVRVRQGQVIGYVGSTGLATGPHVCYRFWKNGRQVDPLREKLPPGKPVPDSLRDAFFHVRDQLMPRLLFEPLAYAETATSRPSNAALLQ